The genome window GGCGCTCCCACTGCTCGCCCTGAGCCAGTCGAAGGGCGCGAACGGCCACCCCCTACCCCCACTCCTCGTCCGTCGGCGCAAGATTGCTCCCCATGTGCACCGATTGCCCCTCGCGCCAGTCGCCGGTGGTCTCCCGCATCCGAAGGAAGTGCGGCGCTTGCGTATGCGCCTGGAACGCCGCCTCATCCGTGTACACCTCGTACAGGTGGATCGTGTTCGCGTCGTTCGCGTCCTGCACCACGTCGAACCGAAGGCACCCCGGCTCGTCCTCCCGAGCGCCCTTCGCATTCAGCAGCATCTCCGCCAGATACTCCTCCCGGTGATCCGGCTTCATATGGATCGTCACAAACAGAATGTGCATGTCGCTCCTTCCAACCCGTTCACCCTAAGCCCTCACCCCCGTCGCTCCCGAGGCTCATGTCATTCCTGCGTCCCCCCTCGTCATTCCTGCGAAGGCAGAGCCTGCCCCGCACTCGATACGGGATGGGGGAGCTCTCTCACCTTACTCCCAGCACC of Chloroflexota bacterium contains these proteins:
- a CDS encoding putative quinol monooxygenase, whose translation is MHILFVTIHMKPDHREEYLAEMLLNAKGAREDEPGCLRFDVVQDANDANTIHLYEVYTDEAAFQAHTQAPHFLRMRETTGDWREGQSVHMGSNLAPTDEEWG